In Planctomycetota bacterium, the DNA window CGAGGTCAATGGACATCCCACGCTCCTTCTCCTCGCGGAGCGTGTCGGTCTCGCAGCCGGTGAGCATGCGCACGAGGCTGGTCTTGCCGTGGTCCACGTGGCCGGCGGTGCCGATCATGATGTTGTCGCGGCGGGGCATGGCAGGTCACTCCCGGGCCAACGCGGCGGCGATCTCGGCGTCCTCGCCGGGCTGGAGGGTGCGCACGTCGAGGAGCACCTCGTCGCGCTCGATACGGGGGTAGATGGGCGGGTCGTTCCGCCGCAACTGGCGGGCGAGGCGGCTGGCCGAGAGCGTGGGGCTGGCCAGCGTGACGACCCAGCTCGGGAACGGCAGCCCCGGCAGCGAGCCGCTGCCGACGTAGGTAACGTCCTGGCGGGCATTCACGGTGAGCGAGGGCTGCGCCGCGCGGATCCGGGCGGCGAGCGCCTCGGCCTGGGCGCGGAGCTCGTCCAGGCTGCGCGCCAGCATGCGGTAGGTGGGCACTGTTTGCTCGATGCGCTCGGGGTTGGCCAGGAGGCGCAGCGTGGCCTCGAGCGCGCACAGGCACAGCTTGTCCACGCGCAGCGCGCGGGCGAGCGGGTGTTTGCGGATGGCCTGGATGGGGGCCTTGCGCCCCACGAAGATGCCGGCCTGGGGGCCGCCCAGGAGCTTGTCGCCGCTGAAGAGCACCACGTCGGCGCCGTCGGCGATGCTCTCGGCGGCGGTGCGCTCGTGCTCGAGGCCCCAGCGGGCCATGTCGAAGAGCGCGCCGCTGCCGATGTCGTCGGCCATCAGGCAGCCGTGGCGGTGCGCGAGGTCGGCCATCTCGCGGGTTCCGACCTCGGCGGTGAAGCCGATCTGGCGGTAGTTGGCGGTGTGTACGCGCAGGAGCATGGCCGTCTGGGGCGTGAGGGCGCGCTCGTAGTCGCGCAGGTGGGAGCGGTTGGTGGTGCCGACCTCGACCATGCGGACGCCGGCCTCGGCCATGATGTCGGGCAGGCGGAAGCTGCCGCCGATCTCGACGAGCTGGCCACGCGAGACGATGACCTCGCGCCCCCGGGCCAGAGCGGCCAGGAGGAGCATGGTCGCGCCGGAGTTGTTGTTGACGACGGTGGCCGCCTCGGCGCCCGTCAGGGCGCACAGGCGCGGCTCCACGTGGCGCTCGCGCTCGAAGCGCTCGCCCGTCTCGCGGTCGGCGGCCAGGACGGAGTACCCGCGCATCTCGCGCGCGATGGCCTCGATGGCGGCTTCGGGCAGGACGGCGCGCCCCAGCCCCGTGTGGAGGATGATGCCCGTGGCGTTGATGGCTCGCACGAGTTGCGGGCGATCGGCCTCGCGCAAGGCCGCCTCGGCCGCGGCGAGGAGGGCGCACTCGGCCGGCACGTCGCCCCCGGCGAGGATCGCCTCGCGCGCGGCGGCCAGGATGGCCTGGAGGGCCTCCTTGACCCTGGCGCGCGGGAACTCGGCCGTCAGCTCCTGCGCCGTGGGCGACTCTAGCAGGCGGTCCATCGAAGGCAGTTGACGCAACCGGCTCGCGCGATCGGGGGCTGGGGAACTCATTCCTGTGGCATCCTGTTCGCTTCCTGGTTCCAGAACATCATCACCGGGGCGCCGCCCATGGCAATGGCCATCCAGGCGACCTCTTCGATCTCCTCGCGGGTGATGCCCATCTTGAGCGCCTGGGGCACGTGGTAGCGGACGCACGGCTCGCACCGGCTCAGCACGGCCAGGCTGATCGTGATCAGTTCCTTGGTCACGGCATCAATGGCGCCGGGGGCGAAGGCGGCGCCGAGGAATGCATCGTGGGCATCGGAGACGTTCGTCGGCGACGCAGTGGGGTCCCCCGCGCAGCACGCTCTCTGGGCGGCGGCTGGGGCGTCTGCCGCGGGCGCAACCGTGTCCCTGTTCGTGGGCGTGCCCTTTTCCATTCCTGCCATGGCGCTTCCTTCCCGTCGAATGACGATGATCTTGCCTTCGGATTTCGCGGCGACGGCGCCCACGATGGCGGCCTCGGCCACGCCCGCTGCGTGGAGGCGCGCGACGTACTCGTGCGCGGCCTCGGGCGCCAGGGCCACGAGCAGGCCGCCCGAGGTCTGCGCGTCGCAGATGACGGACAGGGCCTCCTCCGGCACCTCCTCGGCGCTGAACGCGGCGCCGGCGAACGAGCGGTTCCGCTCGGCCGCGCCCGACAGGATGCCCGCCTTCGCGTAGTCCCACACGTCGGGCAGCAGCGGCAGGGCGTCCCACCACACCTCGGCCGTCACCCCGCTCTCACGCACGATGTGGCACAGGTGCCCGACGAGGCCAAAGCCGGTCACGTCCGTGCAGGCGTGAGCGCCCAGCGCGACCATGAGTTCTGAGGCGATGCGGTTGAGAGCGGCCATGGAGCGGGCGGCGCCCTCGACGGCCTGGGGCGAGGCCCGGCCGATCTGGGCAGCCAGCGCCACGATGCCGGTGCCCAGGGGCTTGGTGAGCACAAGAAGGTCGCCCGGCTGCGCCCCCGCATTGGTGACCATCTTCGCGGGCTCGACGACGCCGGTGACGGCGAAGCCGAACTTGATCTCCTCGTCGTTGATGCTGTGGCCGCCGACGATAAGGGTGCCGGCCTCGCGAAGCTGGTCGAGCCCGCCGCGGAGCATGCGCTGCATGACCTCGTGCGGGAGCGACTCGATGGGGAAGCCCACGATGGAGAGGGCCGTGACGGGCCGACCGCCCATCGCGTAAACGTCGCTCACCGAGTTGGCCGCGGCGATCTGCCCGAAGAGGTACGGGTCGTCCACGCAGGGGGTGAAGACGTCCACCGTCTGCACCAGCGCCACCTGGTCGGTGAGCTGGAAGACGCCCGCGTCGTCGGCCGTGGCGGTGCCCACGAGGAGGCGCGGGTCGTGGACTTCGGGCAGGCCGGCCAGCACGCGGCGGAGGTCCTCGGCGTTGATCTTGGAGGCGCAGCCGGCGTGGCGCACGTGCTGGGTGAGCCGGATCGTGGCGGAATCCACCTTGGCCGCGGTGGGGGCGTCGGCCAGTCGCTCGCCGGCGCAGGTGCACACGTCGTATTGCTTCAGGGTATCGCACGGGCAGGGCTTGCGCGGGTCGCACACGCAGTGGCCCAGCCGGATCGAGCGCCCCATCACTCGCTTGCGTTTCGCCAGGTCTTTCGCCATAAGGTCCTACCTTAGATATTTCCAGGCCGGTGTCAATCTGGAATCGCGCGCCGCGGCGCCGGGGCGCCCCGAAGCGGCCGGGCTCACTCGCGGCGATGCCGGGCGGCGAGGAGGGCCGCGCCGAGCGCCCCGGTCATCTGGGGGCTCGGCGCGACGGAGACGGGCTGGCCGAGCGCGGCCTCCAGCGCCCGGTCCATTCCGGGGATCAGGGCGACGCCTCCTGTGAAGACCACGGGCGGCGCCAGCTTGCGCCCCGCCATGGCCACCACGCGCTTGACGATGGCGGTCTGCACGCCGGCCACGATGTCCTCGGGCCGGGCATGGGCGGCGAGCAGGCCGATGATCTCGGTCTCGGCGAACACCACGCACATGCTGCTGATCGGGGCGGGGCGGCTGCTGCGGAGGGCCATGTCGCCCAGGGTATCGAGACCCACGCCCAGCCGGGCTGCCACCATCTCCAGGAAGCGCCCCGTGCCCGCCGCGCAGCGGTCGTTCATCGCGAAATCGCGCACGCTGCCGTTCGGGTTCAACCGCAGGAGCTTGCTGTCCTGGCCGCCGATTTCGATGACGGTGGCCGCGTCGGGCACGACGTGGCGCACGCCGCAGGCGTGGCACGTGATCTCGGTGATGGTCGTGTCGGCCTCGCGGACGAGGTTGCGCGAGTACCCGGTGGCGACCACGCCGGCCACGGCGCGGCGGTCGAGCCGGCGGTCCGCCAGGAGCTGGTCGTAGAGGCGGGTCACGAGCGCCTCCTGCTCCACGCCCTGGTCCGCCGTGGCGGTGCCCACGATGTCGAGCGTGTCAGCCTCTACGAGCACGATCTTGATGGTCCTCGACCCCGCGTCTATCCCGGCACAGATCATTCAGTTCTCCCTTCTCGGATCACCTCG includes these proteins:
- the selA gene encoding L-seryl-tRNA(Sec) selenium transferase translates to MSSPAPDRASRLRQLPSMDRLLESPTAQELTAEFPRARVKEALQAILAAAREAILAGGDVPAECALLAAAEAALREADRPQLVRAINATGIILHTGLGRAVLPEAAIEAIAREMRGYSVLAADRETGERFERERHVEPRLCALTGAEAATVVNNNSGATMLLLAALARGREVIVSRGQLVEIGGSFRLPDIMAEAGVRMVEVGTTNRSHLRDYERALTPQTAMLLRVHTANYRQIGFTAEVGTREMADLAHRHGCLMADDIGSGALFDMARWGLEHERTAAESIADGADVVLFSGDKLLGGPQAGIFVGRKAPIQAIRKHPLARALRVDKLCLCALEATLRLLANPERIEQTVPTYRMLARSLDELRAQAEALAARIRAAQPSLTVNARQDVTYVGSGSLPGLPFPSWVVTLASPTLSASRLARQLRRNDPPIYPRIERDEVLLDVRTLQPGEDAEIAAALARE
- a CDS encoding carboxymuconolactone decarboxylase family protein, giving the protein MEKGTPTNRDTVAPAADAPAAAQRACCAGDPTASPTNVSDAHDAFLGAAFAPGAIDAVTKELITISLAVLSRCEPCVRYHVPQALKMGITREEIEEVAWMAIAMGGAPVMMFWNQEANRMPQE
- a CDS encoding acyl-CoA dehydratase activase, producing MICAGIDAGSRTIKIVLVEADTLDIVGTATADQGVEQEALVTRLYDQLLADRRLDRRAVAGVVATGYSRNLVREADTTITEITCHACGVRHVVPDAATVIEIGGQDSKLLRLNPNGSVRDFAMNDRCAAGTGRFLEMVAARLGVGLDTLGDMALRSSRPAPISSMCVVFAETEIIGLLAAHARPEDIVAGVQTAIVKRVVAMAGRKLAPPVVFTGGVALIPGMDRALEAALGQPVSVAPSPQMTGALGAALLAARHRRE